Genomic segment of Sphingopyxis sp. QXT-31:
CTGGCTGCCGTCCATCGCGATCTGGATCAGCCGGTGGTGCAACGCCGGATTGGCGAAACGTTCGAGCAAGGCATCGGCATAAGCGGACAGGTCCTGCCCCGGCGCAGCGTCGATCGTCGGCGCGGCCTCGTCGCGCATCAGCCGCTCGATCACCGGACGGATTTCGGGATCGGCGATGGCTTGATGCACGAACTCGTGCCCCTTCCCCAGCCCGATATAGGCTAGCGCCGAATGCGCGCCGTTGAGCATTCGCAGCTTCGCAGTCTCATAGGGCGCGACGTCGGTCACCAGCTCGGCGCCGACCGCCTCCCAGCGCGGGCGCGAGCCGGCGAAATCATCCTCGATCACCCATTGGCTGAAGCCCTCGGCAACCACCGCGCCCTCGTCGCGCACGCCGAGTTCGCCCTCGATCGCCGCGCGGTCGGCGTCGGTCGTCGCAGGCACGATGCGGTCGATCATCGTCGCGGGGCAGCGGCATTGGGCGTCAAACCAGCCGGCGAGCCCACCATGCTCGGCCGCCAGATAATCGCGCATCAGCCGGCGCAGCACCGCGCCATTGTTCGCCAGATTGTCGCAGCTGAGCAAAGTCAGCCCGGGTAACCCGGCCGCGTGCCGCGCCGCCAGCGCCGCGCCGACGAAGCGATAGAGGCTCGAAGACCCCTTCGCCGCGGCAAGATCGAGCGACCCGTCGGCGGCGCGCAGATAGCCCTTCTCGGTCACCGTGAAGCTGACGATCTGCGTCGCCGGCGCCGCGATGGCGTCGACCACCGCCTGCGGCTCTTCGGACGCGACGAGCACCTGCTGTACCGCGCCGATCACCCGCAAACTGCTGCCCGCCGCGCTGCGCGTCGCGACGGTGTAGAGACCGCCCTGCGGGCCCAACTGCGCCGCAACATCGCCCGAACGCAGCGACACGCCGACGATACCCCAGTCGCGCTCGCCCGCGCCCATCGCATCGTCGGTATAGACCGCCTGATGCGCACGGTGGAAGGCGCCGATGCCGATATGCACGATGCCCACGACCTGCGCAGAGCGGTCATAGGCCGGGCGCCCGACCGATGCGGGCAGAACGGTCTCGGGCGACAGTCTCACAGTCTGTACGCGGCCTTGGCAAGATGGTAGCTGAGGTCGGTCGCGAGTTCGGCCGCCTCCCATTCTTCCATCCGGTGCTCGGCGACGAGCTGCGCGAGGAAACCGCAGTCGATGCGCCGCGCGACGTCGTGCCGCGCGGGGATCGACAGGAAGGCGCGCGTGTCGTCGTTGAAACCGACGGTGTTGTAGAAGCCCGCAGTCTCGGTGACCTGGCTCCGGAACCGCCGCATGCCCTCGGGGCTGTCGTGGAACCACCAGGCGGGGCCGAGCTTCAGCGCCGGATAATGGCCCGCGAGCGGCGCGAGTTCGCGCGCGTAGCTCGTCTCGTCGAGCGTGAAGAGGAT
This window contains:
- a CDS encoding mannitol dehydrogenase family protein, giving the protein MRLSPETVLPASVGRPAYDRSAQVVGIVHIGIGAFHRAHQAVYTDDAMGAGERDWGIVGVSLRSGDVAAQLGPQGGLYTVATRSAAGSSLRVIGAVQQVLVASEEPQAVVDAIAAPATQIVSFTVTEKGYLRAADGSLDLAAAKGSSSLYRFVGAALAARHAAGLPGLTLLSCDNLANNGAVLRRLMRDYLAAEHGGLAGWFDAQCRCPATMIDRIVPATTDADRAAIEGELGVRDEGAVVAEGFSQWVIEDDFAGSRPRWEAVGAELVTDVAPYETAKLRMLNGAHSALAYIGLGKGHEFVHQAIADPEIRPVIERLMRDEAAPTIDAAPGQDLSAYADALLERFANPALHHRLIQIAMDGSQKIPQRWLKTLAWHQRRGKRCPSIEAAVEAWIAFLRGGAHPIDDPLADRLRAAVAGPDPMQALFGDGGLLASEWLPD